gaatcctccagctggttaggcgtcgcgttctgagcattcaagagtcattgtggatcgccggtgaacgaagtctgtgaaggtttggaagtctaccttgaagacttatgagagtgattgggcgaggactgggtgtccttagctcaaggggaataaggtgaagacacggtcttctgagttgaatctcagcctccctaaccagacgtacagttgtcacaacaactggaactggtcgaACAAATTCCTGTCTTCAccaagcgactggttctatcgtctccctctctttatttacagtttgtcttcgtgaagtcattgcctgcttgcattacCTGTTTAACTTCACTGTGTGTCTTCTATTGCtatttggcttcatactatcttccatcccgatctttactacctagctgctattagtcttcgtgctttcacttctttgaatacttgactatggcttgcttggTGTAGTCtgccttccgctgcatatcaataggctcatttctattgtttgtctttgaaactctcatgttttgaatactttcataaaaatcgcctattcaccccctctagtcgataactagcactttcagaagtaggtcggcggagctgcgaggggcctacgagggtgggggcgcgcccagggggcaggcgcgcctccctgcctcgtggcctcctcgcttctttcttgacgtccactccaagtcccctggatcacgtttgttccggaaataactcccccgaaggtttcattctgtttggattccgtttgatattccttttctgcgaaacactgaaataggcaaaaaaacaacaatttgcactgggcctttggttagtaggttagtcccaaaaataatataaaagtgtataataaagcccattaaacatccaaaacagataatataatagcatggaacaataaaaaattatagatacgttggagacgtatcagtctcccacaagcttgggggaggctttgcaagttacttaatgctttgcctgatcatcctcttaagaaaaatgaaatacttgatatcttctataatggactaactgatgcttctagggacttcctagatagttgtgctgattgtgttttcagggaacgaactgttggacaagctgaagaattattgaataacatattgaaaaatcatgatgattggactcttcctgaaccaccgcttaaacccactccaaagaagaggggtatattatatcttagtcctgaagatatgcaagtggcaaagaaatctatgaaggaaaaaggtattaaagctgaggatgttaaaaatattacctcctattgaagaaatacatgggcttaatgcaccaccacttcctaaggtggtagaggtaaattctttaatgaaattcaatgataatgataatcctcacaatatgcaccctagccaatgcctttatgtttggaaactacattagaaagcaagatcacttcaatacaaatgttatgaaacaactgaaatacaattctgatatgattgctcgcttgagtgacttgttatttagaatctcaaatgatgttagaggtgttggaaaacatgcttctatggtacaaacccagtcagaacaagttgctaaatctcaaagagagttgcttgatgaaatgaataataatatacatgactttgttgttagagttacaactagaggaggtaaaatgactcaggaaccactttatcctgagggacacccaaaaagaattgaacaagattcacaaagaaacaacaccactgcacctagtccttctaaaaagaagaagaaaaagaaaaatgataggattttgcatgcttctagtgaacctgaagtagaaaaacctcctgataatggtaatgatgtttctatttctgatgctgaaactcaatctggtaatgaacattcacctagtgataatgaaaaagataatgctgatgttcatgaagatactcaacctaacaatgaaaaagaaccagataatgatgttgaaatagaaccaccagttgatcttgataacccacaacccaagaatacacgatatgataaaagagacttcattgctagaaaacacggtaaagaaagagaaccgtgagttcaaaaacccatgccttttccacctaagtcaactaaaaggaaagatgatgaagaatttgaacgctttgctgaaatgctgaggccagtctttttgcatactcgcttgactgatatcttgaaaatgcctccttatgcaaagtacatgaaagacatcattaCCAATAAGAGAAACGGAAAACGGAGAGAACTGGGAGACCCGAGCgaatgcaagttttgaaaacatgcagatgaaatgcacatgatgccatggcaaagtgcaacacgcaagcaaatgacatggcaacgacggcgaataaccGGAAGACATCTGGCGCATCAGTCTCGGGGCATTACAGTGGGGGACGCGGGCTGCTGccggggcgcgggtggcggcggggcgccgcgAGAGGTGCCGGCGGCGAAGGCGTGGTGCTGCACACGCTTCTTCACCCCTTCATCTGACGCTCCTCCAACCGCAAGTACGCCACAAACTTGGGGAAGGAGGGCTCCGACATCAAGGTGAGGTTGGAGGCGGCGTTGCCGAAGTCCTCGTTGAGGCCGGCGGTGAGCATGCCGAGGAGGAGGTCGTCATCAACCTTGGCGTCGATGTCACGGAGTTCATCCGCCAACGTCTTCAGGCGGTGGCAGTAGTCATCGATAGACTATTCATCCTGATGACAGTCAAAAAAATTCCTGCTGCAGAAAAACGTGGCGCTGAAGCTTGTTGTTGGTGAAGAGGCCGTTGAGCTTGACCCACACGGCGCTGGCGTCATCACCATCGCTCACAACCGTGTGAAACATGTCCTTGGAGATGGTGTTGAAGAACCACCGGATGAGCGTGGGTCGATCGCGGTCCATTCGGAGTCGCCCACCATGGCGCGGGAGTTGACGGTGCCGTCAACATGATCCATGAGATTGTTCTCGCGGAAGAGCAGTGAAAAGTACATCTTCCACGCGAAGTACGTGGAGTCGGTGGCATCGAGGACGTCGGGGACACGTTCGTGGATGTTGATGTCGCGGATGTCAGCGGGGTCCGGCCCGACGAAGGGGTTGGAGTAGGTGGAGGCGTTGGACGACATGGCGGCAGCGCAGGAggagcggcgcggcggaggaggggAGTCGCgacgcggggaggagggagcggcggcggcggctagggtaggcGGCGGAAGCATTTAGGAGAGGATCGGGACGGTATCTAATACCATGTAGAATTGATTGTGTGCATCGATGATTCTCATTGATCATGCACTACGCACATATATAGGTACAAGGGTTGTGAAATCTCAACCGTACAGCTATACAGGGAAAGGATAAGGAGATATCGCTAAGCTAGAAAGTAAATATttcctccgtctaggtgtgtaagtcatcttacgttgtgcacCGCAACCAAGGTGGAGAGaaaaacgagaaaacttaatgtctttttgctaattaataacattgcatgcaatgaactaaccactgcatgtcatgtttgatagtctcaagtcataGAAAGCATGCACGgtccacatctcttattggttgatatgtcacaaaacaagaaacgaagagggagttaatgtaccgtgcctaagtgttttgggattatttggttttcgtaaggtgacttacacatcTAAACGTAGGGAGTATAAAAGATTCTAGCTGCCAACCGCTAAGCTAGAAAgtaaatactccctctgttcctaaatatttgtctttttagagacttcaaatggactaccacatacggatgtatgtagacatattttaaagtatagattcacttattttgttccgtatgtagtcatttgttgaaatatGTAGAAAGACAAACATTTAGGAACGGAAGAAGTACAAGAGATTCTAGCCGCTAGATATACATGCAAGGACAGCCGTGCTCAACAGATGTAATTAAAAGGGGACGTTTGTAAAAAACACTTGTTGGAAAACCGCCGCGGCGCCGAGCCGAACCTTCTTCTTGGACCCAGCAGGCCtccacgccccctcccccctcttcTCCCCTCTAGGCTGTCTGCGCGCCAGCGCCACCACCGCACCATGcgcttcctcgccgccgccgccgccgccgccgcgctcaaACCCTAAACCCTCCACCGAAACCAATGGCGTCCCTCCTCTGCTCCCCCGCCTCAAAATCGCTCTCCGTCACCACCTCCACACTCTTCCTCTCCTCGCTCGCGTCGCTCACCCCCGCCCACACCCACCCCctctccgcctccgccgccacccCGCCCGTCCCGGCCTCCGTGCCACCCACCGGCCTCATCCCCAACTCCCGCTTCCTCGTCGACGCCTTCCGCCACGCCGGCGACTTCTCCGTCGCCTACTTCCTCTCCCACTTCCACTCCGACCACTACGCCGGCCTCGGGCCCTCCTGGCGCCGTGGCCTCGTTTTCTGCACCGCTCCCACCGCCCGCCTCCTCGCCTCCGTGCTCTCTGTGCCGCCGGAGCTCATCGTCTCCATTGACATTGACGTCCGCATCACCGTTGATGGCTGGAGCGTTGTTGCCGTCGATGCCAACCACTGTCCTGGGGCCGTCCAGTTCCTCTTCACCTCCCCTGGACCAAACCCGGAGAGGTATGTGCACACCGGCGACTTCCGATACACGCACTCCATGAGAAGCAACCCTAATCTGCTGGAATTCGTCGGTGCTGATGCGTTATTCCTGGACACCACATACTGTAACCCCAAATTTACATTTCCTTCTCAAGAGGAGTCACTGGAGTATGTTGTCAACACGATAAAGCAGGTGAAGGAGGAGAGTGGGGCGGCTGGAGAGCGCGTCTTGTGTTTGATCGCTACTTATGTTGTGGGCAAAGAGAGGATTCTGCTGGAGGTTGCAAGGCGCTGCCGGTGCATGATTCATGTGGATAGTAGGAAGATGGAGATTTTGACAGTATTGGGGtttggtggggagaagggagTTTTTACTGAAGACGCTTCAGCAACAGATGTGCATGTCATAGGGTGGAATATTTTGGGGGAGACATGGCCCTATTTTCGGCCGAATTTTGTGAAAATGAAGGAGATCATGGTGGAGAGAGGGTACACCAAGGCAGTTGGGTTTGTACCAACCGGATGGATGTACGAGACCAAGAAGGAAGGGTTCGCAGTTAGAGTGAAGGATTCACTCAAGATACATCTTGTACCTTATAGTGAGCACTCGAGCTATGATGAGCTGCGGGACTATGTGAAGTTCTTGCACCCAAAACGGGTAATTCCCACTGTGGGAGTAGATGGTGGGAAGCTTGATGGTAAGGAGGCAATTGCTTTACAGAAACATTTTGTTGGATTGGTGGATGAGACAGCAAACAAACACGAGTTCCTGATGGCATTCAATCGAAGATCGGCACATGCTTCTCTTAGCCATGAGGATGTGTTGGCTAAATGCTGTAGAGAACAAGATGGGGAGGAGTTTGCTTTACCAGAAAACAATTCTGTTTCTGAACTACCAGACAATTCGGAGATTAAGATTACAGAAGGAATGAAGAAAGAACTGTCAGATTTCCTACCCTCATGGGTCAACCAGGACCAGATTCAGGGCCTGTTGATGAGCTCAGGTGGTGATGTTGTTCAATCAGCATCTGCCTTCTTTGAGCGGGAAAGAGATTTCTTTGAAGAAGCAAATGTTTCTAATAATGAAAAGCCTAAGTCAGTGGAAATTCGTACTTCTGATCATGGATCTTCTGCTGACACAAGTAGTCAGCAGGAAGTTCCTTCGTTTTCACAGAAGCCCATGGAGCATTCTGCCAAGCTGGTAAACTTGACTCCTGTGAGAATGAACTCGAATCAAACTAAGAAGGAAAGAAAGAGGGGTTCTAGTACTGTAAACAAGtcaaaaaagaaaggaaaatcAACTGCCTCAACAGAAGCTGGTGGACGCAAGCAACCCACAATCACAAACTATTTTGGTAGAGCACCGGCAGCTGCTTCTAAAAGTGAGTCAGCCAATAAAGTAACAGTTGATCCACATCAAAACAATGGGGAGAATAACAACCAGTCAATGGACATTGTGGAATCACACAAGCAGGGAGTAGACCAGCTTCTTCAGATTGTAGATGGCAGCATGTCCAGAGAATCTGCAATTTCCTTGCTTGAGAAGACAAAAGGAGATGTGAATGTAGCAGTTGACATGTTTTACAGTAAAATCCAAAACAATAATGTACCTGACAGTGACAAGAGTATTGTGCCGCAGAATACACAAAATGAGATGATAGATAAATATGATAACACAAACATGGTCCACAACTCTTCTCAGGCTACTCCAAAGATGCAAAACTTGTATGTACAAACTTCTGTAGCACAAGCAGATTCGATGAATATATCATTGCCAGTTGAAAAGTATCTGCCGATTGAGCATGGTTAGCTACTAGCCGCTGAGAGTTTTTATCACCTTGCTTTGTAGTGAGTCATGCCATGTATGTCCACTTCTGCAGCTTGCTGGACAGCAGGACACCCTGCGCCATACTTGCATTTAGCTCGCACTTTTGATCTTGTAGAAAGAGAAAAAGGGAAGATCAAAACTACTGCCATGCTTTGCAACATGTTCAGGAGGTTTTCCAATGTTTATCACTTTATAGTTTACCTATCCATGTTGCTGTTGATCATCCACTGAAATGTTCACCATTTTAATTTCTTATTACCTTTCAATGCAGTTTGCTTGCCTTATCACCTGATGATGTGCTACCTGCTGTTTATCTATGTACTAACAAAATTTCTCCAGACCATGAAAATATGGTAACTACAGTAATTACCGTACTTCGCACTTTCCCCATATCTACTGTTGGTTGCTTCCTTTTAACATCTCAGTTGAAACATTGGAAATTTATACCGAACAAACTCTATATGAATAAAGATAAGTTGATTGTCAAACTTAAGTTATGGAGTATCGACAAATCTTTTTCTTGTCAAATGCTTTCTTTCAAACCCCTCATTTACTGTTTAAATATACATTTTTATCCTATTCTAGCATGAGTAAAATACACTAGAGGTCATAAAAGTATTCCAAGTGTGTCAAGTAGGTCCTAAAAGTTTGAAATCGTTCACCGTGGGTCCTAAATGTGTGTAAGTCGTTCACCGCGGGTCCTAAAAGTATTCCAAGTGTGTCAAATAGGTCCTAAAAGTCGCGGGTAAAATACACATATAGGACCCACGGTGAACGATTTCAAACTTTTAGGACCTACTTGACACACTTAGAATACTTTTAGGATCTCCAGTGTATTTTACTCTTCTAGCATTGTACTTTAGTCTTCCCTTCCAtgttcaattttttttttgaaatgctTTCATTATGCCTAGTCAATTTTCATGACACACCAACACACTAACTCCATTCCTGTTAATGAAGCTAGGAACTAAACATTGGCGGCAGTCTAGTTATATCTGCTATGGAGGAGTCGCTAGGAACGAGCAAATCTAAAATACACGAGATGTACAAAACTTACGGTGATCTTGGTAAGGCTAAAAGTTAAAAGTAGCAATATTATTGTTTCATATTATTAGTTTGGAGGAAATGGCCTACCGCATGGTCTCATGGCTGTGTCGTTGCGTATCAATCCATTTGACTGGCTTTTGAGAAGCTCCAACATCAGTCTGTAGCTTCATGCACGAGTTATTATTCGTTACTCCCTTTGCTTGGAAATGTAAGGTGTATTTTGTTTGGTTAATACAAGACAGTGACCAACAACTACAGAGTACTCTATTAATATTTGGTTTATGTGATACAAAATCACAATCATAATACTTCTGAATACAAATCTATTGGCACTGAATTTATGCCATGTAATATTACATATCAATTGATTTTGTTGTTGGTCAATCTCTTGTCTTAACCGACAAAATATTCCTTATATTTCCGGACGAAGAGAGTAACTACTTTTGGGATGATATTAACTCCTATTATTTGTTATCTATGTTACGCCATTTGTTCTATGGATATAAGCTATTTAATGTTCCAAATACAGTTTTCTTTATTACAGTATATTGTATCAACAGCAGTTGTTGTGTAATTTGTAGGTGATGTTGCCCAAGAATGCCGTCAGAATCAAACACTACTTGCTCCTCCTCGTCCACTCTCAGTTCGGGATGTATATTCTACACTACGAAAGCTAAGGTCTTATTTACAAAAAAAGATATCTTCGTTTGATGTTCATTTTACCTTTATATATCTATTTTACCATAATGATTGGTCAATCGTCCACCTTTCTTTCTACTCAATATTACATGCTACAACAGTTCTTCCCTGAGTATTTTTCGTTCTTGCAACACATACAATTCTTTCCTGGCTGACTAACGACTTGGGTGCCACCTCATCATCTAGGCGCAAGTTGTAGTCATAATGGATAAGGTAGGTCAAGTCAACATTCAAGTTAGTAACTCGAGAGTTGAGTCTCACTTTGTTAAACTAAGATGTTTGGCTTCTTTCATAACCAAGACTTAGGCTTCTATCCAGTCTGTCACCTGCTCAACCAAAGTTGATAAGTATTCCAGTAACTTGCATGAACCAGCCCCGACTCCCTAATCAGTAATCACTGAGTGAATAGGCTGTTGCAGTGCTATAGAGTGGTTTGGGTCTAGCTACTGTGATGGGACTTGCAGCCATTCTAACCATAATGGTATTATCTTGCAAAGAAAAATATTATATGGTAGATGAAATTTTATTTGCTTGAGAATTCTGAAAAAAAGAACATGTCAAAGTGGTAATTATTCTTGGTTTAAAGGCCATATAGGTCTAGATTTTAGAGCCACTAGGATACTCATATCTGCTACCGTATCTCAAAGCTGTTGACTATTGTTTGCGTTCTTCAGTATTGTGGAACAACGATACAGAGTAAAATTATTCACCTGCATCTCTAATCAGTGGCGGAGTCAGGAAAAACCAGGAGCCGGGGTGGGCTGCAAGCTAACTAGAAAGACAGAACAGAAAATAATACAGAGTAAAACTGTCCACCTGCATCTCTAGTCAGTGGTGGAGCCAGGAAAAACTAGGAGCCGGGGCGTGCTGCAAGCTAACTAGAAAGACAGAAAATCGTAACCGGATATTTGGATACATTATGCAACTATAAGTCAAACAACCAGTACTGTATTTTCCATACATATAATTTCAATAAAACCTGAAATTAAATATGACAACTAATAGTTGAATAAACAATAGTACTTACGAATAAAATACTAGGTATCCAAATGCCCGATGAAGCACCAAAAAATAAGACCCACCAAACTAAAAAGTAAGAACTAGCAATTCATAGTGGAGGTGTAAAAACTTATTCACAATAATTTTCGTTACGAAGAAAGTTCTCTGACACCGGCAATAGTAAAGCTAATTCAAGATGAACAACATTAGGGTCTTGTTCTCATGCCGGTGTCAGAGTTCCGGCTGCACAACATTTGCATTCACAATACTTGCTCTAGGAACCAAAAATCTCCTCATATCAATCTTTTTAATAACATAAGATTGAAATTCGGTGATTTAGAATGATTGAACTAACTAACAATGGTTAGGCTAGAGGAGTCGAGAAGAAGTAATACTGACGTGGAGTGAGATTGATTTTTCTTTAATGAACCTTCTCAAAACGTTGGAATCCCCAATTTTCTATATCCGTGCAAATTACAAAGACATATTAAAATCCCCAAATTCAAGGCATGAATTATGATTCCACAaatttgtgtgtgtgtgcgcgcgcgcgtccACTATATAAAATCTCCAAATCCAGTTAACCTGAACTTACCTCACCTAATCAGTCGTCGGCACGAATGGCTCATGGCTGGAAGGAGGCGCTGTCAGGTGTCAACTGTCGTCTTTCCTGCTAGGAGGAGCTGCGCCAACGCTGACAAATCATCGGCAGCGTTCTTCGTCTGCAACTATCGAACCGTGGCGGCCAGTCAAACTGCTCGAGGGAGGAGGCGTGAGCAGGCTGCGTTAATTTGTGCGGGCATATTGTAATTTTTTTTAGGGAATGCGGGCGTATTGTTTTGTAACCAGTCCTCCTACCTCCTCCCTCGACCAGCCATGAGCCTAGGGGAAACCGTATAGGTTAATTAGATGGGCTTAGATGACCAAGATGGCCCAAGAATAATTTGCCCGGGCAAACGATGGTAGCTTTAGCTAATAATTACATGATGTTACAGCTATGATTGAAGGAACAGCTCGCAGGTGAGCCCGGGCAGCTGTCCCGGCTCGCCGGGTATTGCCTCCACCACTGTCTCTAATAGAATCCAGGAATCTTTCCATACATACACAATATCTTAATTACCCACGGGTTGCTATACATAGATGGCTAAGGTTAAACCTGAGCTACTTTTAATCCGGATTATAATTCCTTTTTTATGGTTAGTACCATATCTGTCGTCTGTTTACAATACAATTTTTGATGATTATACTATCAAGTATCAACCCTATCAATTATTAACATGACGTGCATGTCATATCGCATGAGAACCGTCTTGTCAAAGTTCCATAGGCACTTTGTATCCTAGCAACTGATGGTAAATAACCGGCCACTGTAGATTGCATTATTTTCTGTTCAGTTTTGGTCTCACACTTCGTTTTTTTTATGTAGTAATAAGCAAATAGTTAAATCTTTGAATATTCTGGCTTTATTTCATGCAATAATCTCACTGTTTTCTTTTAAGATAAATAGATAATAAAATTTAATAATAATCATACTTCGCATGATATCATTTATTGCTACAGGGAAATGATAATCTGTTTAATTTCGTCAGTTTTTATTTTCATTTTAGTGCAATATCAGGTGGTGGGAGTGCTGGGAGGAGAAAAATTCTTGTGTTGCATCTTATTCGGTCTTGCAGAGAAATGGAAATGAAATTTCTTGTTAGAACGCTGGTGAGGCATCCTTCCTTTATGCTTGTAAATTTTCTATTTTGCGCCTGAGGCTGTATTGCATAGAATAACTGCAGATTATACTTCGGTTTTGTGGTTTTGGTCTTCTGTGCTTACTTACCTTCTAATTCATCCTTCTCACACGATGGACAGCTTCCATCCATTCCCACACTTGTTAAATCCTAGTATACAAATGCTATATTAGCAAAAGAAAGCCTCAGTTTCAGTATCTAATTCATTATGTATTTGTTCTCATTATCTTTGTTCATGCTTCCAAGTCTTTGTGAACCTATCTGAATTAGTATGGCAATAACTAATCAATCTTGGATTTTCCTATGTCTACCCTCCTCCCTTTCGTGTGTGTGGGTGTGTTTTACCAACAGGTCCGTAACTTGCGTATTGGCGCTATGATGAAGACAATCTTACCCGCTCTTGCACATGCCGTTGTTCTTCATGAAAAATGTTCAACAGGTCCTGTGGTATCCTTGGAGGGTGTAAAATCACAATTGCAGGTTTGTTTAACTAAGTCGAGCCTGTTCTTTTGTTCTGCAAATGATTTTGTTTGAGGGTTTGAGCTTTGCTCATATGGGGTGAGGTTGTAAAATCACAATTGCAGGTTTGTTTAACTAAGCCGAGCCTGTTCTTTTGTTCTGCAAATGATTTTGTTTGAGGGTTTGAGCTTTGCTCATATGGGGCATGGCTTGTCTCCAGGCCTATACTAGGGGGCAGGTGATTTTGAGGCCCCAGATTTGACTTGTGCTCTTGTTAGTACTACTTTTTTTTAATGTTAGATGTGACTGTCGCTTGCTAATATTCAGCACACAACCGTAGAACCATTACTCCAATCTCATACTTTCCTTCGACATTAGCTTGGTTATGGTAATATAAACTTCTTAGTCTCATACTAGGTACTTGAAAAGAGAACATAGCTACGCCACCAAGCATCTAACCATATACTATAATGCTCTAGATCATCACGTTTCTCAGGTCTCTATAGGAACCTTCCGGCAATTCTAGACATGTACTTGGAGGACACACACGCGTAGGTATGTGTgcttgtggtggtggtggagatgtgtgtgcatgcatgtgtctcCTTTTTGCAATCCTGAAAATACTGCAATATCTATTAATTAGAAGTAAATGAATGCGTCAGCACATTTTAAGCATCTGTCCCTCGATGAAGCCAATGCTACACGATATGTACATTACGTGTTGCAAGTGGCAAGAGAAAAAACCGGTCTATTTTGCTAAGTGCCCATGTTGAGTGTCTTAGGGAAAATTGTATTACTGTTGTCTGTCGTGATTTATTAGGAAAAATACTCGAGGCTTGACGCCAAATTATATATTACTGCTAGAATCTTAATTCTTACCACAGAGCGTGAAAATGGCACCTCCATTCTCTTATCGACTACAAAGATGCGAAAGTTTGACTTTTTTGTGTCCCTAACTATAAAAATATTTTGGTGAATTGGAGGAAACTTAATTTAATAGCTGGGCTCTAAATGtttctttttcttattcttaCGAGAACTTCTATACCCGTGGAGAAAACATGGATCTTCACTATCCACTTTCACACATCTTTACTATGTAATGATTTGATTTTTTACACTTTCTGAACCAAGAATTCTACCTTCCTCTTTGAGCAGAGCCTTTCAACTGAAGTTACTGAGGCATACAATGTCATTCCTAATATGGTGAGTAATCATTAATGAACTTATTTCATTTGATATGTGATGGTACAGGCTTTCGCATTTCCTAGCTATTGGTTACATCAATGTTAAATGTGCTGAGTATCTACTATCTAGCTTACATTGCTAGAAAACCTATATCCTTTCCAAAAGAGCTCTGGTGAGTTTGTCAAGAGAACAATTTTTAACCTTCATCATAGCCCATTAATATTGTAATAGAAAAATGATGTACAACTTGTAATATTAAATTCCCTTCATTTTATGACAGCCCTTTTAAATGGTAATTATGTGGTGTCTATAATATGAATGGCTATAAGTTAATCTATGTGCTTGTGGAAAATGGTGCAAGTGGTGGTTCAAAAGGCACTGATATGGGGACACGGAGACAAGGATACTTACACGGGGACATGGGATCAgcaagtgtgtgtgtgtgtgtgtgtgtgtgtgtgtgtataaaGACAAAATGATAACAACAGAGGATACTTAAGATTTGGAACACCATCCCTAAGTTCACCCGCTTCACTGTCAACGCTAGCATTGTTGTTGCTTCACTCCCAAATGCCATGCTCCCTGTGCTAATCAGCAACAAGTGAACAGCAGGTCTGCAATAGCAAATCGAGCAAGTCAGCAACAGTAACTAATTTAGGACAGCAGCAATGGCAGGCAATAGCAGCAGCAAATCAACAGCAATAAAGTAGCAACAGCAGCACAGTAGCATCAATAACAGGAATGACGGGGAAGAAAGAGGAGGGAGGGAAGAGATGAGGGCAGAGGGCGAGGTATGTTGCTCCGTCGCTCGAGCTTGCTTGCCAATGGAAGAAGAGCAGTAGCAGCCAGTACAGACGGTGGTGGCAATGAGTACAGGAGGCGGCGTGGTTGCTGGAGGCAGAGGCACAGACTAGCTCGCGGTCGATTTGGCGCTTGTCTGTTGCCTCCCCAGCATAGTTAGGGTTGTAATTGACTGGCATTGGGCTCCCGTATCCCCCTGTGTCCATACTGTATCCCTGCCGTATCACAGTGTTCTTTTTTAGATAAAAATAGATGGAGGATAGCCGTATCCGTGCTTTTTAGTCCAAAACAGGATGGTTCTTGCTTGAAGTGAGAGAAAGTTTACCTTTCGCCGTCATTTTTCTAAAGGAACTCCTGCTGGCACTATTTTCAGG
The Aegilops tauschii subsp. strangulata cultivar AL8/78 chromosome 3, Aet v6.0, whole genome shotgun sequence genome window above contains:
- the LOC109764751 gene encoding DNA ligase 6 isoform X1, coding for MASLLCSPASKSLSVTTSTLFLSSLASLTPAHTHPLSASAATPPVPASVPPTGLIPNSRFLVDAFRHAGDFSVAYFLSHFHSDHYAGLGPSWRRGLVFCTAPTARLLASVLSVPPELIVSIDIDVRITVDGWSVVAVDANHCPGAVQFLFTSPGPNPERYVHTGDFRYTHSMRSNPNLLEFVGADALFLDTTYCNPKFTFPSQEESLEYVVNTIKQVKEESGAAGERVLCLIATYVVGKERILLEVARRCRCMIHVDSRKMEILTVLGFGGEKGVFTEDASATDVHVIGWNILGETWPYFRPNFVKMKEIMVERGYTKAVGFVPTGWMYETKKEGFAVRVKDSLKIHLVPYSEHSSYDELRDYVKFLHPKRVIPTVGVDGGKLDGKEAIALQKHFVGLVDETANKHEFLMAFNRRSAHASLSHEDVLAKCCREQDGEEFALPENNSVSELPDNSEIKITEGMKKELSDFLPSWVNQDQIQGLLMSSGGDVVQSASAFFERERDFFEEANVSNNEKPKSVEIRTSDHGSSADTSSQQEVPSFSQKPMEHSAKLVNLTPVRMNSNQTKKERKRGSSTVNKSKKKGKSTASTEAGGRKQPTITNYFGRAPAAASKSESANKVTVDPHQNNGENNNQSMDIVESHKQGVDQLLQIVDGSMSRESAISLLEKTKGDVNVAVDMFYSKIQNNNVPDSDKSIVPQNTQNEMIDKYDNTNMVHNSSQATPKMQNLYVQTSVAQADSMNISLPVEKYLPIEHACWTAGHPAPYLHLARTFDLVEREKGKIKTTAMLCNMFRSLLALSPDDVLPAVYLCTNKISPDHENMELNIGGSLVISAMEESLGTSKSKIHEMYKTYGDLGDVAQECRQNQTLLAPPRPLSVRDVYSTLRKLSAISGGGSAGRRKILVLHLIRSCREMEMKFLVRTLVRNLRIGAMMKTILPALAHAVVLHEKCSTGPVVSLEGVKSQLQSLSTEVTEAYNVIPNMDLLVPSLLCEGATFAASSLAMVPGTPIPPMLARITNGVTQALKLFHGRAFTCEYKYDGQRAQIHRLTDGSVQIFSRQMKDSTSRFPDLVNMIKELCNSEVASFILDAEVVGIDRNKGNRLMSFQELSSRERGSKNSSIAIQNIKVDICVFVFDIMFCNGQRLLDNPLRQRRSYIHDLFQEKPGYLELAQQLTVEEDEASIDNSSTLHRMSSFFEKACQSSCEGIMLKTLDIDAGYSASKRCDSWLKVKRDYVEGLGDSLDLVPIGAWYGNGRKAGWYSPFLMACYNPESEEFQSVCRVMSGFSDDFYKEMKEFYSGEKILPKKPVYYKTDEQPELWFTAEQVWEIRGADLTLSPVHHAAIGIVHPSRGISVRMPRHIRCVPDRSPEDCSTATDVASMFRAQTRKMEVSSDGPGASHQ